One Bacteroidota bacterium DNA window includes the following coding sequences:
- the hoxU gene encoding bidirectional hydrogenase complex protein HoxU: protein MAILTLTINGEQLSAKEDASILDVASEHGINIPTLCHLEGLSDIGACRLCVVEIEGQSRLFPACTTKPHEGMVVRTDTDRLKKYRRMIIELLASEGNHSCAVCVANNNCELQDLAYDVGLVYVRFPYLYPKKDLDATHKDYVNDRNRCVLCTRCVRVCHEVEGAHTWDIAGRGIDCEIISDLNQAWGTSKSCTGCGKCVFVCPTAALFEKGSTIAEMEKRPEFLKYIVTARQKREWINIEED from the coding sequence ATGGCAATTTTAACACTTACAATAAACGGAGAACAACTAAGCGCTAAAGAGGATGCATCGATTCTTGATGTTGCAAGTGAACACGGAATTAATATTCCCACCCTTTGTCATTTAGAAGGTTTATCGGATATTGGTGCCTGCCGCTTATGTGTAGTAGAAATTGAAGGACAGTCGAGGCTTTTTCCAGCATGTACAACTAAACCTCATGAGGGAATGGTTGTTCGTACCGACACCGACCGATTAAAAAAATATCGTCGCATGATTATCGAGTTGCTTGCCTCAGAAGGAAATCATTCGTGCGCGGTGTGCGTAGCAAACAACAACTGCGAATTACAGGACTTAGCTTACGATGTGGGATTAGTTTACGTACGCTTTCCATACTTGTATCCTAAAAAAGATTTGGATGCGACTCATAAAGATTATGTGAACGACCGCAACAGGTGCGTGCTGTGCACAAGATGTGTCCGCGTTTGTCACGAAGTAGAAGGGGCGCATACTTGGGATATAGCCGGCAGAGGAATAGATTGTGAAATTATATCAGACTTGAATCAGGCGTGGGGCACGTCGAAAAGTTGTACTGGATGCGGCAAGTGTGTTTTCGTATGTCCCACGGCAGCATTATTTGAAAAAGGATCAACGATAGCTGAAATGGAAAAACGTCCTGAGTTTTTAAAATACATAGTAACAGCGCGGCAGAAACGTGAATGGATTAATATCGAGGAGGATTGA